The DNA window GAACCGTTGTCTGTAATGATCTCGTATGGGAGCCCATGTCGGCAGATTATGTTCCTCCAGACGAAGTTTTGCACCTCCTTGTCGGTGATGCTGGCGTAGGCTTCGGCTTCAACCCATTTGGTAAAGTAATATGTGAGGACCAGGATGAACTTCTTTTGGCGGGATGCCGGCATCGGACCGatgatgtccattccccatcgcatgaaTGGGTATGGAGCAGTTAGGGTATGAAGGAACTCCGTTGGGCTGTGTAACGTGGAAGCATGACGCTGGCATTTGTCGTACTTGCGCACGTATGTCTCGCAGTCGGCGTTCATGGTTGGCCAGTAGAATCCGAGATTCTTTACTTTTTGTGCGAGGGCTCGTCCGCCCGATTGATTACCTGCTGCTCCTTCATGTGTTTCGGCCATGACTAGTCTCGTTTCTTCGCCGGAGATACATTTGAGTAGCACCTTCGTCGCGGTCCATCGGTGTAGTTCCCCGTCCATGACAACGTAGTGTGCGCTACGTCGCTTCAGTCGCCGCGCGtcccatttctcggtgggcaaTAAACCTTCAGCGAGGTAATCGATGAGTTCCTTGCGCCAATCTGTTGGCTGATCATCCTGCGAAGGAGGTTCTGCTTCGTCGATGTCTATCGCTTCGCTATTCGCTGCTGCGATCGCAGTCTGTTCCGCCTTCGTATCGATGCTCGGTTTCTCGATTTTATGGATTGGGATTGTCCTCTTGACTTGATCGTGTAGCTTGCTTCCTAGAGCAGCGAGGGCGTCGGCACAGACATTTTCTCCGCGaggaaccttcgtgagttcgaagaactcgaagtctcgcgtgaggtcttggacgagtttgaggtaggcgtccatccTTTTGTTGTCGACGTCGTAATCGCCGAGGTACTGGCTTACGACAAGttgagagtcgcagtaagcgctgATTCTTTTGGCCTTCACTGCCTTGGCGAGACGGAGTCCTGCGATGAGGGACTCGTATtcagcttcgttgtttgacGCCGCAAAACCAAAACTGAATGACTGCCGGATGAGTTCTCCTGTTGGTGATTGCAGTTGCACTCCTGCCCCCGACCCTTTACTCGTGGATgaaccgtcgacgtggaggatccAGTTTAAACTTGGTAGGATGAGGTCTTGCTCCAGCTCTGGTGTTAACTCGATCAAGAAGTCTACAAGGACCTGTGACTTTGCTGCTGTGCGATTCTTGTACACGATGTCATGTTCGCTCAGCTCCATCGCCCATTTAGTCAACCGTCCTGACTGGTTAGTATTATGCATAACCGTTCAGAGTGGTTGGTTGGAGAGTACTTCAATCGTGTGCGACTGAAAGTAGGGTCGCAGTTTCCTGGCCGAGGTGACGATAGCTAAGGCCATCTTTTCGAGTGTTGGGTATCTCGTCTCCGGCTCGGTCATTCTTTTACTTAtgtaaaagattggtttctGTTCTCCCCGATCTTCTCGAATGAGCACGCTGCTGACAGCGGAGGATGTGACGGCTATGTAGAGAGACAATGTGTCGCCGGCTTCTGGCTTTGATAGTACTGGGGGGGTTGTGAGGTAGTGCTTGAGTTGATTAAACGCCTCCTCGCACTTTTCGTCCCAGACGAACCTCTTGTTGCCCCTTAGTAGCTCGTAGAAGGGAAGACACTTATCGGTTGATCGCGAGATGAACCTGTTGAGAGCTGCTATGCGTCCGGTTAGTCGCTGTACTTCGCGGC is part of the Brassica napus cultivar Da-Ae chromosome C5 unlocalized genomic scaffold, Da-Ae chrC05_Random_37, whole genome shotgun sequence genome and encodes:
- the LOC125594842 gene encoding uncharacterized protein LOC125594842, which produces MELSEHDIVYKNRTAAKSQVLVDFLIELTPELEQDLILPSLNWILHVDGSSTSKGSGAGVQLQSPTGELIRQSFSFGFAASNNEAEYESLIAGLRLAKAVKAKRISAYCDSQLVVPRGENVCADALAALGSKLHDQVKRTIPIHKIEKPSIDTKAEQTAIAAANSEAIDIDEAEPPSQDDQPTDWRKELIDYLAEGLLPTEKWDARRLKRRSAHYVVMDGELHRWTATKVLLKCISGEETRLVMAETHEGAAGNQSGGRALAQKVKNLGFYWPTMNADCETYVRKYDKCQRHASTLHSPTEFLHTLTAPYPFMRWGMDIIGPMPASRQKKFILVLTYYFTKWVEAEAYASITDKEVQNFVWRNIICRHGLPYEIITDNGSQFISHHFKGFCDRWRIRLNMSTPRNPQSNGQAESTNKTIIDGLKKRLDLKKGCWADELDGVLWSHRTTPRGATKATPFSMAYGVEAMAPAEVSVTSLHRSECHKTSN